The sequence CCTCAATCGGCCCTTGGAAGCAGAGCTTTTTCAAATCAAAACCCAGGATGTCGTTCGCTTCTTCAAAAAGCGGTCCGAACACAGCCGGATGGCGCGAAGTGAAGTCGCGGCCCATACCGACCGCTTGCGTGCCTTGTCCCGGGAAGATAAACGCCGTCTTCATACGATCCCTCCGAGAAAGTTATCAATTTTTTGTTGCACCTCTTCCGGGATGCGGACGATCAGTTGCCCGGCGGACGAGGTCATCGCGTGTCGAGTTTCTCCGGTCGCCAGCAATTGGCGGCCTTGTTTGCGATAGACACGGTATTTGAACTCCAAGAGAGCTTTGGTCGGCCGCTCGAGAGCCGTCTCCACGACCACGGTCTGGCCGAAGCGTGCAGAGTCTTTGAGTTGGCATCGGAAGTCGATGACCGGCAAGTAAATCTCTTCTGACAATCGCGAAAAGTCGATGCCGGCTTCCCCAGCCAATGCGATCCTCCCGATCTCAAACCATACGAGATAGTTGGAGTGGTGAACCACGTTCATTGGGTCACATTCCACGTAGCGCACGTCCAGCTCTGTTTTCACCCATTTCATGAAGTTCACCCCGACCGTTGTTTAGGATATTTTACATTACCATATCCGTAGTTGTATCATACAAACAATTAAACTTCAATACGATGAAACAAAATTGGAATTATGATTTACAATACCCATAGTTACAAAATAATCACCTGCAGTTACGAACATTTCGAAACTACTCAACCCTTGGTATTCCTACAATGAAGAGCGAAAAGCAAGCAACAAATAAAACAAAGTTACGCCATTTTTAATCAAACACATTTACACAGAGAAGTCTTTTATGTTATATTGAACCGCGAAGTCAAGTTTATTACAGGTTGTAAATTCTGCTTATTAGTAAAATCTACAACCTGATAGTTTTTCAAAAAAACCCCCACATCTCTAGGAGGTCATGGAATGTCTAAGGATCAACTGCTGGAACAGATTGAATTCCTGAAGCAAGCCGCAGAATTGACCGGCGACGCTCGCTTGAAAGCTGCACTGTCGATGATTCAACTCATGCCGGCGGGTTCTCCCCAACAAAAAGGCATGGTCGCGGAAGTGTACCGTCAAGTGAAAGAAGCGATGAACGGCTACAGCCAAGCATCTGCTCCGGAACTTGAATGGGAGCCGACCATTCTGCCGCAAGCCCCGGAGGGCGACGACCAGTATGACGTCATCATCATCGGTTCCGGCATGGGTGGTCTCACCGCCGGTCTCGAACTCGCATCTGCGGGTGCGAAAGTGCTGATTCTCGAAGCGCACTATACCTTCGGGGGCGCGGCTCACAACTACATGCGCAAAGGCAAATACACCTTCGACGCAGGGGTGGAAACGGTCTCCGGCCTCGGCCATCTCGGTTCTGTCAACCATTTCCTGAAGCGCCATGACCTGTGGAATGACATCGAACTTCTGAAAACGAGCTTCCACTTCCGTATGGGTTCGCGCTATGTCGCCATCCCGAACACGCTGGAAGATTGGATCGAAGACCTCTGCCAGCGCTACCCGAACGATGCGGAAGGCATCCGCCCGTTCTTCCAAACCGCTATCACAGCTTATGAGGAAAAATACTCCTTCTTCGAGCCGGACCGCATCACGCCTCGCCCGCCTACCGACGAAGAGAAGATGTCATACGCACAGCTCCATCCGAACAACTACCGTCTGATGACCACCACTTGGGGTGAGTTCATGGGCGAGTACTTGAAAGACCCGGCGCTGCGCAAGGAAGTCTCGTTGCTCACGCACTTCATCGGCGACCGCAACGAAGACACCCCGACGTCGGACATGCTGCCGTTGCTCGGCTACTTCATCGTCGGCGGCTACCGCATCAAGGGCGGTTCGGCGAAACTCGCCAACGCGTTGATCAGCAAATTCCGTGAGTACGGCGGTGTTGCACGCCACTCCGTCACCGTCAACAAAGTGATCATCGAAAACGGCGTCGCCAAGGGCGTTGAGACGGAAAAAGGCACGTTCTACGCGCCGATTGTCATCTCCAACGTCGACCCGCGCCTGCTCTATGAAAACCTCGTCGGCCTCGAAAACCTCACCGAAGACTACCAAGCCAAAGTCGCAACCCTCGAACCGTCGATGTCGGCGTTTATCTTCCAAGGAGTCTTCTCCAAGCCGTTCCCGACCGATGCGATCGTCACCTACTACTTCGATGAGCCGGTTGAAGCGCCGGAAATCGGCATGACCATCGGCCGTTGCTCCTACGTTTCGGCAGGGACCCACGACCCGGAACTGTTGCCGGATGGCGAAGGTCAACTGACGATCAACTTGAACTACCCGGCGGATGCGGACAAGTTCGCTGCGATGAGCAAGGAAGAATACGCAGAACTCAAAGAAAAACTCGACGGCGTGTTCATGAAACTCCTGCGCAAAATCGACCCGGACATGGCCGACCACCTGCTGTGGTTCGAAATCTCCACGCCGAAAACTGCGCGTCAATACCTGCGCACGTACCAAGGCTCGATCTACAACATCCGCTTTGACAAAGACCGCAAGTTCCCGAACACCAACGCTCCGATTCAAGGCCTGTACCTCTGCGGTGCCGGCGTACACGGACCGGGTGTGGAAGCCGTTGTCATCTCCGGCGGCTATGCGTCTGAGAAAGTTAAATCCCACTTCGAAGCCCGCCGTGAAGCGGCTGTGAAGTAATCTGACACGAGGAGGTTCCACGAATGCAAATTTCTGAACAATTGGAGTTTATCCGCCAAGTCGCCACGTTCTCCGGCGACACCCGTCTGGAAAAAGCACTGGAATTGATCGCTTCTTTCCCGGAAGGTTCTGAAGAACAAGTGAAAATCATCGAGGAAGTCTACACCGAAACCTACTCCGCGATGCAAAAATTCTTGGAAACCGGCCAACCGCCGGAAACCGAATGGGAACTGACCGTATTGCCGGAAGCACCCCAAGCCGAAGACCAATACGACGTAATCATCGTCGGCTCCGGCGTCGGCGGCATGACGGTCGGTGTTGAATTGGCACAAGCAGGCGCGAAAGTGCTGATGCTCGAAGGCCACTCCGTCTACGGCGGTGCAACCCACACGTACAACCGCAAAGGCAAGTATATCATCGAAGCCGGTGTCGAATCCGTCTCCGGTCTCGGCCCGTTGGGTGCGGTCAACCACTTCCTGACCCGCCACGATCTGTGGAAGGAACTCGAGTTCTTGAAAACCGAGTTCCACTTCTCCTACGGCGGTCACTACTGGGAACTCCCGAACACGCTCGAAGGCTGGGTCGACAGCCTCTGCTCGCGCTACCCGCAAGAGGCAGAAGGCATCCGCGGATTCTTCGACTTCGCAGAAAAAGCATACGTCGAGAAATACTCCTTCTTCGAATCCGACCGCCTCACCCCGCGCATGCCGACCGAAGAAGAAGTCATGTCGTACGCGCAGATTCACCCGCACAACTACCACCTCATGAACACCACCTGGGGTGAATTCATGGACGAATACCTAAAAGACCCGATGCTGAAAAAGGAAGTCTCCATGCTCTCCCACTTCATCGGTGACGCCAACGAGAACACCCCGACCTCGGACATGCTCCCGTTGCTCGGCTACTTCATCATCGGCGGTTTCCGCATCAAAGGCGGCTCTTCTCAACTCGCGAACGCCTTCATCACCAAATTCCAAGAGTACGGCGGCAAGATCATGGTCAACACCTCCGTCAAAAAGTTCCTCGTGGAAGACGGCAAGATCGCAGGCGTCGAAACCAGCAAAGGCAATTTCTACGCACCGATCGTCGTCTCCAACGCCGACACCCGCATGACGTTTGAATCGCTGCTGGGTCTGGAACACCTGAGCGAAGAATACCAAGAGCTCGTCAAAGGACTGAAGCCGTCCGCTTCTGCGTACATCTTCCAAGGCTTCATGAAAAAACCGTTCCCGCACAAAGCGATGGTCACCTACTACTTCAAAGAGCCGAAAGAACTCAAAGAGTACGGTCTCACCTTCGTCCGTTGCGCCTACTTCTCGTCTCCGGCCCACGATCCGTCCCTGTTCCCGGAAGGCGAAGGCGGCATCACCCTCAACTTGGTCGCCAAAGCAGACCTCGACTACTACAACAACATGAGCCCGGAAGAATACGCAAAGCTCAAAGAGAAGCTCGGCGAACTCTTCATGGAAATCGTCCGCGAGATCGACGCCGAAACGGCTGACAACATGGTCTCCTACGAAATTTCCACACCGAAATCGGCTTCCCGCTACATCCGCACCTACCAAGGCTCTGTTTACGGCACGAAGCCGGATCGCAAGAACGAATTCCCGAAAACCAAGACCCCGATGCCGGGCCTCTTCATCTGCGGCGCGGGCCACTTGGGCGCCGGTGTAGAAGCCGTTCTGATCTCCGGTGGTTTCGCCGCCGATGCGATCAAACCGCACTTCGAAGCACGCCAAGCAGCCGCTGTGAAATAAAAAAAAGACCGTCGAGATCGTGAGATCTCAACGGTCTTTTTTTGTGGAGAGCGGCAGTCAGATCTGCAATTCCCCGAGTCGCACCAACTCGACCACTGCTTGCGAGCGTCCTTTGACGTTCAGCTTTTTCATCACATTGCTAATGTGGTTGCGGACCGTCTTCTCGCTGATAAACAGTTGGTCAGCGATTTCCTTGGTCGTCTTGTCTTGAACGAGAAGTTCGAAGACTTCTCGTTCACGAATGGTGAGTAGGGATTTTCCTCGCGTGTCCTTGCCCGCTGTCACTCTCGATCCCTCCTTGCTCGGGTCATGAAGTCAAGGTCTAGGGATTCAGTCAGGTTATCTTATGTGGAGGGGGTGCCTAACGGTGCGGGTTTGGGACGGGATGGTCAACAAAAAAAGGCCTTCCACGAGAAAGACCTTTCGCAATGCATCTGTACATACCTTACCCCACGAGCAACTTGATCTCCATGATGCCCATCTCTTGCAGTTCAAGCGGAACAACGTACGCAATCTCCCCAGCCGGTTGAGTGATGGTATCGCCTACCTGCACTTGCGGCGGCGTGATGTCGAAGTTCATCCCACTGTTGGACAGTTGCATACAAGCGTTGCCCGAAATCATGTTGGCCAATTCAGCAACAGCGCTCTGGCTCATCTCGTCAAATGCGCTCAATTCAAAACCGCCCATCATCGCAGAAGCGATCTTGATCGCCATCTCCGGCGAGAGACCGAACGCGACTTGACCGTCCATGTGACCCTTCAAATCGATACGAATCCATACATGATGCGAATGAAGGTCGGGGGTCGCCGGTGTCACCGTTCCCGGATTCATTGCTGCAGGTGTCATCATCTGGAGGACCTGTTGGGCGGACTCAAGAAACGGAACTATGATCTGTGCGTGCATGGAGTACCACATCCCCTTTTGCTCATGCTCACGTAACACTTATTTATGAAGGACACTTATTTTATCATTATAAGCTAAACGAGAGTTTTCGACAAGACTTGACTCTAAAAAAGACCACCTGTCGGCGAGCGGCAGGTGGTCTTCGGTGTAAGTCTCTCGCGGGTCTAGCGTTTCAACCAAGAAGAGATTGCGTGGCGGTTAACCGCCTTGTTCATCGCTGCAATCGACGTGGTGAGCGGGATGCCTTTCGGGCAAACCTGCACACAGTTTTGCGAGTTGCCGCATTCATGGATGCCGCCTTCGCCCATCAGAGCTTCGAAACGGTCTTCCTTGTGCATCTCACCGGTCGGGTGCGTGTTGAAGAGACGAGCTTGCGAGATCGCGAACGGACCGATGAACTTGGTGCGTTCGTTGACGTTCGGGCACGCTTCGACGCAAGCGCCGCAGGTGAAGCACTTGGAGAGCTCGTACGCCCATTGACGTTCACGTTCTGCCATGCGCGGGCCGGCACCGAGGTCGTAGGTACCGTCGATCGGCACCCATGCCTTGACGCGTTGCAGAGCCTTGAACATGCGGGAACGGTCGATGACGAGGTCACGGACAACCGGGAAGGTGCGAGCCGGCTTCAAACGGATCGGTTGCTCCAGTTGGTCAATCAGCGCGGAGCAAGCTTGGCGCGGCTTGCCGTTGATGACCATCATACAAGCGCCGCAGATTTCTTCCAAGCAGTTCGATTCCCAAGCGACCGGTGCAACATCCTTGCCGGAAGAGTTTTTCGGGCTGCGCTGAATCTCCATCAGGCAAGCGATGACGTTCATGTTCGGACGGTACGGAACGCGGAATTCCTCCGTGTAGGCTTGGCCGTCCTGACGGTCTTGGCGTTCAATGATCAGGTGAATTTCTTTTGTGCTCATTTCTGTCTCCTCCTTTCTACTCTATTTCTTAGGAATGCTTGTCGACTGCGTAGTTGCGCAGACGCGGCTCGATCAGGGAGACATCGACTTCTTCGTAGGAAACGACCGGGCCGTCCGGAGTCCAAGAAGCGATGGAGGACTTCAAATAGCGCTCGTCGTTACGTTCCGGGAAGTCCGGTTTGTAGTGCGCACCGCGGGATTCGTCACGGAGCAGTGCGGAGACGGTCATCGCCCGTGCCAGTTCAAGCATGTTCCACAGTTGGCGGGTGAACGGTGCCATCATGTTCTCCCAACGGGACTTGTCAGCCATGCCGATGTTCTTGAAACGTTCCATCAGTTCGACGATCTTCTCTTCGGTTTTCTTGAGGCGATCGTTGTAGCGAACGACGGTCATGTTGTCGGTCATGATTTGGCCGAGCTCACGATGCAGCGCGTACGGGTTCTCCGTACCCTCCATCTTGAGGATCGACTCGTACTTCTGCTCTTGCTTGGTGCGTTCGGTTTCGAACACAGACTTGTCGAGATCGGCGGAAGACTTCTTGAGGCCTTTCGCGTACTTAACAGCCGACGGGCCGGTGACCATACCGCCGAAGATCGCGGAGAGCAAGGAGTTCGCGCCCAGACGGTTTGCACCGTGGTACTGGTATTCGCACTCGCCCGCTGCGAAGAGGCCCGGGATGTTGGTCATTTGGTTGTAACGGCCGTTCTTGTGATCGTCGACGAAATCGACCCACATGCCGCCCATCGAATAGTGGACAGCCGGGAAGATCTTCATCGGGACTTTGCGCGGGTCGTCGCCGGCAAACTTCTCGTAGATCTCCATGATCCCGCCAAGTTTGACGTCGAGAACTTCCTTCGGAATGTGCGACACGTCGAGGTACACCATGTTCTCGCCGTTGATGCCGAGGCCTTGGTCTACGCAGACGGAGAAGATCTCACGAGTTGCGATGTCACGCGGAACGAGGTTGCCGTATGCCGGGTATTTTTCTTCGAGGAAGTACCACGGTTTGCCGTCCTTGTACGTCCAGACGCGACCCCCTTCACCACGAGCGGACTCGGACATCAGACGCAGTTTGTCGTCGCCCGGGATCGCAGTCGGGTGAATCTGGATGAACTCGCCGTTCGCGTATTTGACACCTTGTTGGTAGAGCGCGGATGCCGCGGTACCGGTGTTGATGATCGAGTTGGTGGAACGGCCGAACACGAGGCCCGGGCCGCCGGTTGCCATGATCACAGCGTCGCCGGTGAAGGATTGGATTTCCATCGAACGCAGGTCCTGTGCGGTGATGCCGCGGCAAACGCCTTCGTCATCGAGGATTGCGGAGAGGAATTCCCAGCCTTCATACTTTTGAACGAGACCTTGGGACTCGAAACGGCGCACTTGCTCGTCGAGCGCGTACAGCAACTGTTGGCCGGTGGTTGCGCCCGCGAACGCGGTACGGTGGTATTGGGTGCCGCCGAAACGACGGAAGTCCAGCAGACCTTCCGGAGTACGGTTGAACATAACGCCCATACGGTCCATGAGGTGGATGATGCCCGGCGCAGCGTCACACATTGCTTTGACCGGCGGTTGGTTGGCGAGGAAGTCGCCACCGTAAACGGTGTCGTCAAAGTGTTCCCACGGGGAGTCACCCTCACCCTTGGTGTTGACGGCGCCGTTGATGCCACCCTGTGCGCACACTGAGTGGGAACGTTTAACAGGTACTAACGAGAACAAGTCAACCGGGATGCCGTCTTCACAGCACTTGATGGTTGCCATCAAGCCTGCCAGACCGCCCCCGACGACGATGATGCGTTGGTTGCTCATTGCATTTCCTCCTAACTGTGCGATTGCCTACGACGATTAACCGTGGAATGCCACCAGTGCGGACACGCCGACAGCGGACAGCACGACGAACAAGCCCATCAGCACGTATGCGGATACGCGCTGTGCACGCGGGCCGACAGTGACGCCCCAATGGATCAAGAAGCCCCAGAGGCCGTTCGCAAGGTGGAAGACGGCACAAACGGTACCGATGATCATGAAAGCGTATTGCAGCGGATTGGTCAGGATCTGGTGAACCATGTCATACGTCGGACCATCCGGCAAGATCTTAGCAGTCCAGAGATGGTACAGGATGAAGATGAAGGTGATGACACCCGAAACGCGTTGCAGGGTGAACATCACGTTGCGGCCCCAAGAATACTTGGAACCGTTGTACCCGGAGGTGTACGCCACATACATGCCGTAGACGCCGTGGTACAGGAGCGGCAAGAAAATGAACACCCACTCGATGATCGGCAGGAACGGCATGCTCTCCAACATGCCCGCTTTTTCATTGAACGCCTCTGCACCTTTGGTTGCGAATGCGTTCATGGTCAAATGGATGAACAAGAACAAAGTGATAGGTACTACCCCGAGCAGACTGTGCAAACGACGGAACAGAAAGTCTCGGTTTACTTGATTGTTTGCCACATAGATCCTCCTTCCGAAAATAGCCGTGTGTACACGGCCGTGCTTCCCCGGTACGTGCAATCTATCACATACCCGATTTTACGCTCCCAATGAAACCGATATCATGCGCCCCCCTTTGATGGACCTCCCGGAGGGGCTCCGGCGGCCTGTTAACGCTTTATAAATTGTACTGTTTTGGCAGAAGTCATGTCAAGAAACTGTCACACATACCTTGACACCATTCGACGTATACTGTCGAATTGCTCCGCCAAATACAATCTTTCAACGAATTTGCAGGTTCCCACAGTATGCCTAGTATGGGACACAAAAGGAAAGGTCATGCTCCTGTAGCATGACCTGACAGCCGGGTGTGCTACCATGCATGTCGAACGGAAAGCAACGCTTCGTTAATCGAAGGAACTTGTTGCTTCCATTCTACACCCGGTACAATTTCCCCTTCAACCGGCAGGAGCACGGCTGTACGCTCATTTGCCCCTGTTTTGTAGAGTGTTTGTAAAGTTTGTTGCAGTTCCTGCTCCGACACGCCCCCTACCAGCCAACCTTGGCGCACGAGACCGTTTTTTTGTGCCACTTCTCCGCGAGCATTGAGGAACGCGCCTTGGGTGAGCAGGCTTTCGACCACTTTCACTTCGATTTCCTGCACGTCATCCGGGCGACAACAATAGGACAAGTACCAAGCGTTGCCTTGCGCTTTTTTCGCTCCGGCGTCGCCTGAGATGCGGCGTTTCCACGACGGACGGCGAATGGAGCTCTCTCCGCACAGCAGCGCGGTCAAGTCTTCGATCACGGCGCTGGCCGTCGGGAATTCCCCTGCCCCGCGACCGGAGAACGTCAACTCGCCCACGACGTCCGCTTGGATCGTGACGGCGTTGAACACGTCGTTGATGTTCGCCAGCGGATGGGCTTTGGGCAACAAGCGCGGGCGTACGGAGAGCTGCAAGCCATCGTCTGTCTCGCGCGCGTTGCCGATCAGTTTGATCGAGTAGCCCAGGCGTTCCGCCAGTTCGAGATCGGCCGCTTGCAGAGAGGTGATGCCCACGCGTTCGATCTGCGCGAGGTCAACTTCCGCTTCGTACGCGAGGTTGGTGAGGATCGCGAGTTTGTAAGCAGCATCGAAGCCCTCGACGTCTGAGGTCGGATCGGCTTCTGCATAGCCGAGCGCTTTGGCGTCTTCCAAGATGTCGGCGTACTCGCGCCCCGTGCTGCCCATCTCGGTCAAAATGTAGTTGCACGTGCCGTTCAGAATGCCGGAAATTCCCTTGACACGGTTTGCCGTCAAGTAGCCCTGCAACATGCGAATGACCGGAATGCCCCCGGCAACACTCGCTTCAAACAACAGGTGGGCACCGCTTTGCTCGGCGACGGCGAGCAATTCGGCACCATGTTTTGCCATCAGTTCTTTGTTCGCCGTGATGACGTGGCGCCCGGTGCGCAGGGCTTCCGTGATCACCGTGCGCGCCGGTTCCAGACCGCCCATCACTTCGATCAGCACATCGTATTCGGCGTTCAAAACATCTTCAGGATAAAGCGTCAGCAGCCTTGCGTCGATGTCGAACTGACGCTCTTTTTCCAAGTCGCGAACGAGAATCGACGTGACCTCCACTTCGTACCCGGTGCGTTTTCGAATCGTCTCCCGGTTGCTGTGGAGGGTCTTGAACACACCGCCGCCGACCGTGCCAAGGCCCAAAATTCCTACGCGCACCGTGCCTTTTTTCTCTGCTGTCATATTCATCATCCCTCCACTCGTTGTAAAAAGCGTTTTACGGTCTCCGACGTCTGCTCCGCTTCAATCAAAAACGCATCGTGTCCATGCACCGATGCGATTTCCGCATACTCGCACTTCACGCCCGCTCGGAGCAACGCCTCGTAGCAGGCCCTCTGTTCAACTGACGGGTACAAACGGTCACTGTCGATCCCAACCCACAGC comes from Tumebacillus amylolyticus and encodes:
- a CDS encoding acyl-CoA thioesterase, producing the protein MKWVKTELDVRYVECDPMNVVHHSNYLVWFEIGRIALAGEAGIDFSRLSEEIYLPVIDFRCQLKDSARFGQTVVVETALERPTKALLEFKYRVYRKQGRQLLATGETRHAMTSSAGQLIVRIPEEVQQKIDNFLGGIV
- a CDS encoding phytoene desaturase family protein, producing MSKDQLLEQIEFLKQAAELTGDARLKAALSMIQLMPAGSPQQKGMVAEVYRQVKEAMNGYSQASAPELEWEPTILPQAPEGDDQYDVIIIGSGMGGLTAGLELASAGAKVLILEAHYTFGGAAHNYMRKGKYTFDAGVETVSGLGHLGSVNHFLKRHDLWNDIELLKTSFHFRMGSRYVAIPNTLEDWIEDLCQRYPNDAEGIRPFFQTAITAYEEKYSFFEPDRITPRPPTDEEKMSYAQLHPNNYRLMTTTWGEFMGEYLKDPALRKEVSLLTHFIGDRNEDTPTSDMLPLLGYFIVGGYRIKGGSAKLANALISKFREYGGVARHSVTVNKVIIENGVAKGVETEKGTFYAPIVISNVDPRLLYENLVGLENLTEDYQAKVATLEPSMSAFIFQGVFSKPFPTDAIVTYYFDEPVEAPEIGMTIGRCSYVSAGTHDPELLPDGEGQLTINLNYPADADKFAAMSKEEYAELKEKLDGVFMKLLRKIDPDMADHLLWFEISTPKTARQYLRTYQGSIYNIRFDKDRKFPNTNAPIQGLYLCGAGVHGPGVEAVVISGGYASEKVKSHFEARREAAVK
- a CDS encoding phytoene desaturase family protein translates to MQISEQLEFIRQVATFSGDTRLEKALELIASFPEGSEEQVKIIEEVYTETYSAMQKFLETGQPPETEWELTVLPEAPQAEDQYDVIIVGSGVGGMTVGVELAQAGAKVLMLEGHSVYGGATHTYNRKGKYIIEAGVESVSGLGPLGAVNHFLTRHDLWKELEFLKTEFHFSYGGHYWELPNTLEGWVDSLCSRYPQEAEGIRGFFDFAEKAYVEKYSFFESDRLTPRMPTEEEVMSYAQIHPHNYHLMNTTWGEFMDEYLKDPMLKKEVSMLSHFIGDANENTPTSDMLPLLGYFIIGGFRIKGGSSQLANAFITKFQEYGGKIMVNTSVKKFLVEDGKIAGVETSKGNFYAPIVVSNADTRMTFESLLGLEHLSEEYQELVKGLKPSASAYIFQGFMKKPFPHKAMVTYYFKEPKELKEYGLTFVRCAYFSSPAHDPSLFPEGEGGITLNLVAKADLDYYNNMSPEEYAKLKEKLGELFMEIVREIDAETADNMVSYEISTPKSASRYIRTYQGSVYGTKPDRKNEFPKTKTPMPGLFICGAGHLGAGVEAVLISGGFAADAIKPHFEARQAAAVK
- a CDS encoding helix-turn-helix domain-containing protein — protein: MTAGKDTRGKSLLTIREREVFELLVQDKTTKEIADQLFISEKTVRNHISNVMKKLNVKGRSQAVVELVRLGELQI
- a CDS encoding chemotaxis protein CheX translates to MMTPAAMNPGTVTPATPDLHSHHVWIRIDLKGHMDGQVAFGLSPEMAIKIASAMMGGFELSAFDEMSQSAVAELANMISGNACMQLSNSGMNFDITPPQVQVGDTITQPAGEIAYVVPLELQEMGIMEIKLLVG
- the sdhB gene encoding succinate dehydrogenase iron-sulfur subunit, encoding MSTKEIHLIIERQDRQDGQAYTEEFRVPYRPNMNVIACLMEIQRSPKNSSGKDVAPVAWESNCLEEICGACMMVINGKPRQACSALIDQLEQPIRLKPARTFPVVRDLVIDRSRMFKALQRVKAWVPIDGTYDLGAGPRMAERERQWAYELSKCFTCGACVEACPNVNERTKFIGPFAISQARLFNTHPTGEMHKEDRFEALMGEGGIHECGNSQNCVQVCPKGIPLTTSIAAMNKAVNRHAISSWLKR
- the sdhA gene encoding succinate dehydrogenase flavoprotein subunit, which codes for MSNQRIIVVGGGLAGLMATIKCCEDGIPVDLFSLVPVKRSHSVCAQGGINGAVNTKGEGDSPWEHFDDTVYGGDFLANQPPVKAMCDAAPGIIHLMDRMGVMFNRTPEGLLDFRRFGGTQYHRTAFAGATTGQQLLYALDEQVRRFESQGLVQKYEGWEFLSAILDDEGVCRGITAQDLRSMEIQSFTGDAVIMATGGPGLVFGRSTNSIINTGTAASALYQQGVKYANGEFIQIHPTAIPGDDKLRLMSESARGEGGRVWTYKDGKPWYFLEEKYPAYGNLVPRDIATREIFSVCVDQGLGINGENMVYLDVSHIPKEVLDVKLGGIMEIYEKFAGDDPRKVPMKIFPAVHYSMGGMWVDFVDDHKNGRYNQMTNIPGLFAAGECEYQYHGANRLGANSLLSAIFGGMVTGPSAVKYAKGLKKSSADLDKSVFETERTKQEQKYESILKMEGTENPYALHRELGQIMTDNMTVVRYNDRLKKTEEKIVELMERFKNIGMADKSRWENMMAPFTRQLWNMLELARAMTVSALLRDESRGAHYKPDFPERNDERYLKSSIASWTPDGPVVSYEEVDVSLIEPRLRNYAVDKHS
- a CDS encoding succinate dehydrogenase cytochrome b558 subunit produces the protein MANNQVNRDFLFRRLHSLLGVVPITLFLFIHLTMNAFATKGAEAFNEKAGMLESMPFLPIIEWVFIFLPLLYHGVYGMYVAYTSGYNGSKYSWGRNVMFTLQRVSGVITFIFILYHLWTAKILPDGPTYDMVHQILTNPLQYAFMIIGTVCAVFHLANGLWGFLIHWGVTVGPRAQRVSAYVLMGLFVVLSAVGVSALVAFHG
- a CDS encoding homoserine dehydrogenase, coding for MTAEKKGTVRVGILGLGTVGGGVFKTLHSNRETIRKRTGYEVEVTSILVRDLEKERQFDIDARLLTLYPEDVLNAEYDVLIEVMGGLEPARTVITEALRTGRHVITANKELMAKHGAELLAVAEQSGAHLLFEASVAGGIPVIRMLQGYLTANRVKGISGILNGTCNYILTEMGSTGREYADILEDAKALGYAEADPTSDVEGFDAAYKLAILTNLAYEAEVDLAQIERVGITSLQAADLELAERLGYSIKLIGNARETDDGLQLSVRPRLLPKAHPLANINDVFNAVTIQADVVGELTFSGRGAGEFPTASAVIEDLTALLCGESSIRRPSWKRRISGDAGAKKAQGNAWYLSYCCRPDDVQEIEVKVVESLLTQGAFLNARGEVAQKNGLVRQGWLVGGVSEQELQQTLQTLYKTGANERTAVLLPVEGEIVPGVEWKQQVPSINEALLSVRHAW